A part of Cannabis sativa cultivar Pink pepper isolate KNU-18-1 chromosome 6, ASM2916894v1, whole genome shotgun sequence genomic DNA contains:
- the LOC133038825 gene encoding uncharacterized protein LOC133038825, with amino-acid sequence MPTVWFSLKKSLHCKSEPSEVHDPKSRKHLSTILTRKAGRSGCSRSIANLKDVIHGSKRHMEKPPSCSPRSIGSSEFLNPITHEVILSNSRCELKISGFNGFQEGVGNGSIGNGSGGSSGGSGGGGSTFVGTLRPGTPGPGGHSTMHYFNPSFKTSSTPPRKSQFLLSDKENSTDGAAFGGSAIFGGGNSNGVRQSNRISLDADSNGSSTITCHKCGEQFNKWEAAESHHLSKHAVTELVEGDSSRKIVEIICRTSWLKSENHCGRIERVLKVHNMQKTLARFEEHREMVKMKASKLAKKHPRCLADGNELLRFYGTTLACSLGLSGSSSLCVSEKCSVCRIIRNGFSAKKELKEGVGVFTTSTSGRAFESIEIIEEDPSLRKALIVCRVIAGRVHKPLENIQEITGQIGFDSLAGKVGLYSNIEELYLLNPRALLPCFVVICKP; translated from the exons atgccAACTGTTTGGTTCTCGCTGAAGAAGTCTCTACACTGTAAATCAGAGCCATCAGAAGTTCATGACCCAAAATCCAGAAAACATTTGAGCACAATCTTGACTAGAAAAGCTGGAAGGTCAGGCTGTTCAAGGTCCATAGCAAATCTCAAGGATGTCATCCATGGAAGTAAAAGACACATGGAGAAACCTCCAAGCTGTAGTCCAAGATCCATAGGGAGCAGTGAGTTCTTAAACCCAATAACACATGAAGTTATTTTGAGTAACTCAAGGTGTGAGCTCAAAATCTCTGGCTTTAATGGCTTCCAAGAAGGGGTTGGGAATGGAAGTATTGGTAATGGCAGTGGGGGTAGTAGTGGTGGAAGTGGTGGTGGTGGGTCAACCTTTGTTGGAACATTGAGACCAGGCACACCTGGACCTGGAGGCCACTCTACAATGCATTACTTCAACCCTTCCTTTAAGACCTCTTCAACTCCTCCAAGAAAGTCTCAGTTTCTTCTATCAGATAAGGAAAATAGCACAGATGGGGCTGCTTTTGGAGGCTCTGCTATTTTTGGTGGTGGTAATAGCAATGGAGTTCGCCAAAGTAATAGGATCTCTCTTGATGCAGATTCTAATGGTTCCTCCACAATCACTTGCCACAAATGTGGAGAACAATTCAACAAATGGGAAGCTGCTGAATCTCACCATCTATCTAAACATGCAG TGACTGAGCTTGTGGAAGGTGATTCATCCAGAAAAATTGTTGAGATAATATGCAGGACCAGTTGGTTGAAATCTGAGAACCATTGTGGTAGAATTGAGAGAGTTTTGAAAGTTCACAACATGCAAAAAACTCTTGCCCGATTCGAAGAACACAGAGAGATGGTGAAGATGAAAGCCAGCAAACTCGCCAAGAAACACCCACGGTGTCTTGCCGATGGCAATGAACTTTTGAGATTCTATGGCACCACACTAGCATGCTCCCTTGGTCTAAGTGGTTCATCTAGTTTATGTGTATCAGAAAAATGCAGTGTATGTAGGATTATAAGAAATGGCTTCTCAGCTAAGAAAGAACTCAAGGAAGGTGTAGGTGTGTTCACAACTTCAACCAGTGGGAGAGCTTTTGAATCTATTGAGATAATTGAAGAAGACCCTTCTTTAAGGAAGGCCTTGATAGTGTGTAGAGTTATAGCTGGGAGGGTTCATAAACCTTTGGAGAACATACAAGAGATTACTGGCCAAATTGGTTTTGATTCATTAGCTGGTAAAGTGGGTCTTTACTCAAATATTGAAGAGCTTTATCTGCTTAATCCTAGAGCTCTTCTTCCTTGCTTTGTGGTAATTTGCAAACCTTGA